In Vanessa cardui chromosome 6, ilVanCard2.1, whole genome shotgun sequence, the following proteins share a genomic window:
- the LOC124530596 gene encoding elongation of very long chain fatty acids protein 7-like — protein sequence MDENLTLDNVTMENMWKYNGELNYVSQWMLMNTPIPLIIITITYLLFVIKIGPKFMKNRPPFGLSNVLLIYNAVQVAYALYLCYQGSRLIWQNGLIGKSCLMETQESRYIITSNTYSYFFAKVTELLDTVFFVLRKKDNQVTFLHVYHHLTIMWCTWFNLKYEPSYSTIFLGTLNSYVHVIMYTYYGLSTFPELAKKLWWKKYITSLQLIQFVLMLLQSAASAIFPGCPPSYTLMIMIYINASLFIYLFGKFYIKSYLNSKDAKCNIKTDVNRCYIDKIK from the exons atggATGAAAATTTAACACTAGACAATGTTACCATGGAAAATATGTGGAAGTACAACGGTGAAC TAAATTACGTCAGTCAATGGATGTTGATGAATACGCCGATACCTTTAATTATCATAACTATTACGTATctattattcgtaataaaaattgGTCCAAAGTTCATGAAAAACCGGCCCCCGTTCGGTTTAAGTAATGTTCTTCTTATTTACAATGCCGTACAAGTTGCGTATGCTTTATACTTATGCTATCAA GGATCAAGACTAATATGGCAAAATGGTTTAATAGGAAAATCATGTTTAATGGAAACTCAAGAAAGTCGTTATATA aTCACTTCAAATACATACAGTTATTTCTTTGCAAAAGTCACTGAACTCCTCGATACAGTATTCTTCGTTCTACGCAAGAAAGATAACCAAGTTACCTTTCTCCATGTCTACCATCATCTCACTATAATGTGGTGCACTTGGTTTAATCTCAAATACGAGCCATCGTATAGCACTATATTCCTGGGCACTCTGAATTCATACGTCCATGTCATCATGTACACATACTACGGCTTGTCCACTTTTCCTGAATTGGCGAAGAAGTTGTGGTGGAAGAAATATATAACCTCTTTGCAATTA ATTCAGTTCGTGCTGATGTTATTACAGTCAGCAGCTAGCGCCATCTTTCCCGGATGTCCGCCATCTTACacattaatgataatgatatacataaacgcttcgttatttatttatttattcggtaaattttacattaaatcatatttaaattcgaAGGACGCGAAGTGTAATATCAAGACAGACGTAAATCGCTGCTACATTgacaagattaaataa